GTGAGGCGTGCGGCCGGGTGTTCGGGCCGGAAGGCCAGGTAGATCGTGGTGATCGCGGTGAGCAGACCGAGGGCGCCGAGGGAGAAGGCGACGGTCCATGACGTGTTGCCGTGGTAGTCGACCGGGCCCTCGAAGCCGAACAGGCCGTACAGGACGTGCGTGATGCGATCGGCGAGGCTCGGGTTGCCGACCATGCGGTTCGGGTGAACGCTGACGATGATCAGCCCGAGGGCGAGCGAACCGGCGCCCATGAGGACGAAGTTGGCGAGCGCTCGCCACCGGCTGCGCGGGTCGGGCAGTGCCCTGAACTGGTCCCGGTGGCGCAGCAGGGGTGCGAGCAGCGCGAGCGAGATGAGCACGCCCACCAGGGAGTGCCGGTACGTGAACTGCGCCACCGCTCCGGCCGGGAGGAGCACCACGGCGGCGCGCCAGGCCCTGCGCTTGGCCCGCTTCAGCCCGTGGGCGAGCAGCAGCAACAGCACCCCGGCGCTGAGCGAGAGCGCGGCCGCGAACGGGCCGAGCGCGCCGGGCAGCACCTCGGCCATGGTGTGCATACGGCTGTACCGGAAGCGCGGGAAGACGCCCGCGGCGATGTCCAGGAGGCCCACGAGGGCACAGGCTCTGCCGACGAGGGCGGGGACGGCCTCGGGGCGCGGGCCACGGAATGCGCGCCGCACCCGGTGTGATCGGGTCGGAACCCCGCCCGACATTTCCTCATCTGTCCTGACAGACATCGCATCCCGTAGTTCCGCGAGAGAGCTTGGATCCGGGCCCGATTCGGGCATCCGGCGACATTGCGCCCTCTAGGACGGTGTCTCGGGGGGAGAGGTTCACTCTCCTCTTCAAAGCCGTTTCAAAGGCCGAGGAAAGTCCGGGGCAAGTCCTTGCGAGGGCAGTGAGGAGCCGGGCGGAAAGCGCAGTCGGGTAACCATCCATGGGTCTCACGAGCAACAAGACGCTGGTGCTGGCGGTCCTGTCCGCCGTGCTGCTGTTCGTCGGCACGGTCTGGCTGTGGCCACGGCTGGCCCGGCGGACCTGGCGGGCCGTCGGCGGACGCGTCGGCCTGCTTCTCGCCACCCAGCTGGCGCTCTTCGGGGCGGTGGGCCTGGCCGCCAACCAGGCCTTCGGCTTCTACGCCTCCTGGGCGGACCTGTTCGGACAGGAGGACAACCAGGGCGTGGTCGTCGACCACACGCCGGACGGCGGCCCGCTCCGGGTGGTCGGCGCGCGGCCGGTGCCGGGCGTGGGCGGGGAGCGGCCGCAGGTCGGCGGGCAGATCCAGGAGGTCGCCGTGGCGGGCCGCACGACACACATCGCCACACCCGCGTACGTGTACCTGCCGCCGGAGTACTTCCAGCCCGAGTACCGCACGCGCGCGTTTCCGGCGGCCGTCGTCCTCACTGGTTATCCGGGCACGGCGAAGGCACTGGTGGAGAAACTCGAATACCCGCGCACGGCTCTGCGGCTCGCCAAGGAAGGCCGGATGCGGCCGATGATCCTGGTGATGCTGCGGCCCACGGTGGCGCCGCCCCGGGACACGGAGTGCGTGGACATCCCGGGCGGCCCGCAGACGGAGTCGTTCTTCGCCAAGGACCTGCCCGATGCCGTGGGCGCGCACTACAGGGTGGCCAAGAAACCGGGCAGTTGGGGTGTCATCGGCAATTCCACGGGCGGCTACTGCGCGTTGAAGCTCGCCATGCACCACCCGGACGTGTTCGCCGCCGGGGCGGGCCTGTCGCCGTACTACAAGGCGCCGATCGACCCCACCACGGGCGACCTCTTCCAGGGAGACAAGGGCCTGCGCAACCGCGCGAACCTGTGGTGGTACATCAAGCACGCGCCGGCGCCGGACACTTCACTGCTCGTCTCCAGCAGCAAGATCGGCGAGTCGAACTACAAGGACACACTGAAGTTCATAGAGCGGGTGAAGCACACGAAGCTGACGCGTATCTCGTCGATCATCCTGGATAGCGGCGGGCACAACTTCAACACCTGGCGGCGGGAGATTCCGGCGACGCTGCAGTGGATCAGCGGGCGGTTGAGCGGCTGAGGAGTTGAGCGGGGGTTGAGCGAGGATGAGTGGCGGCTGGTTGGCGACTGAAATGATCTTGTGCTTTGCCGGTTCGGTCGAATTCGGCGACCGATCCGATTCCTGATGACGCGTGAAGGCTGCGGGATGGCTGTGTTTTTACGGGGTGGGGCACCATGTTTCCCCTACGCGCGGTAAGTTTCTGGCCATGCCACGTGGACGTCACCGCCATTCCCCGCCCTTGCACAGGCTGCTGCCCCCGTCGGCGATCGCAGGCGTCTCGGTCGTCTGTGCCCTAGGCCCATGGGTGTTCACGGAGCAGTCGGTGCTCCGTGGTCTGGCCGCGGCCGCCGCGGCGACGGCGGTCGTCGGCGCGGTCGTCATGCGCCGCTGGGACACGCAGGCCGGCAAGCAGGTCGCCGACCTCACGCGCGCGCGGGCGAGCGACGAGTGGCGGTTCGAGGAGCGGGTCGCCGAACTGGAGACCGACCTGGAGGAGTCACGCGAACTGCGCGCCAAGCTGGAGCAGCGGCTGCGGGCGAAGCGCACGGAGCTGGCGGGCCTGCGCAACGAGCACGCCGCGCTGCTGCGGCGGTACGCCACGGCGGAGACCGAGCGGGCGAGCGCCCTGGAGGGCCGCCGGCTGCTGGAGATAGAGGCGTCGGGCCCGGCGGCCCGTGAGCTGTTGCCGGCGCCGGCCGCGTCCGCGGACGCCGACACCGCCGTGGAAGCTGCGGAGACCGCCGAGACCGCCGAGACCGGGGAGGCCGTGAAGGACGCGGAGGCCGCGGAGGCCGCGGAGACCGTGGCGGACACGGACCGGCCCGCCGCTCCCGCGATCTTCTCGCCGGAGGGTTCCAAGCTGTTCGTGCGGGCGCAGGCGGCGCTGAAGAAGTTCGCGGAGGAGAGCGAGAGTTCCCCAAAGGGTGTGGCTGCGCCGAAGGGAGTCGCTTCGCCGAAGGGAGTGGCTTCGCCGAAGGGTGACGGTTCCCCGGAGGACGACGGCTCTCCCAAGGGGGGTGGCTCCCCGACGAAGGGCGACGACGCCGCGCAAGGGGACGGCGCCCCGAAGGGCGAGCCGGTGAAGGCCGGTTCCGCCGAGGCCGCGTCCGCGGGTACGGCGCCCACGCAGGAGGACGAGGCCCAGGGGCAGCCCGTGGCGGTCGACGGGCATGAGCGCGCGACGGCCGCCACCACCACGGCCCAGGACGCCCAGCCCGCACAGCAGCCCTCCGGGCACTTCGTCGCGCCGACCGCGGTGGCCGTCGTACCGCCGACGCCCGTGCGGCGTCCGGCCGTCGAGGGCGGCTTCGACTTCTTCGGTACGAAGCAGGGGGCGGCGCCGGCCGCGCTGGAGGCCGTGCAGAACGAGGACCTCGCCGACGTGGTGGGGCAGGAGGCGCTCGCCCTGCACAAGGCCGAGTCCGAGGCGGAGTTCAAGCACGCGGACGAGGAGTCGAGGGGCGTCGGCCAGGTGATCGACCTGACGGCCCACGACGAGACGGAGCAGATCGACGTACAGGGGCTGCGGAGCGCGGTTTCGTAACGGCCGGCCGCGGCTGGCCCTGTCAGCGGGCGCGCCCTGTCGGCCTAGGACGCCATCCACCGGTCCGGCCGCGCGTCCCTGCGCCCCGTCCGCGACCTCTCCGCCTGCCCCCGCAGCAGCTCCGCCGCCTCCTCGGCATCCCGTAGCCGCGCTGTCACCGTCTTGTTGGCCCCGGTGTCCACATGCACGTCGGCGACCCGCCAGACGCGCTCCCAGGGCCCTTGCGCGAGCCGTACGCTCTGCACCTTCGCGTGCGGTACGAGTGCCAGACTGCGCCGCAGCAGCCCGTGCCGCGCCGCGAACACCGCGTCGGTGACGGCGAAGCCGTAGCCGCGCCACCACACCGGCACGCACCACCGGGCGCGGCGCGGCGACCGGGACAGCGCCGACACAGGCGGCACGGTCACTCCGGGCAGCACGCGCGCGACGACCGACTCGGCGACCTCCCGCGGAGCGACCGGTACCAGCACGGAGTTGGACGACCCGGCCACGTCCAGCTCCACCCGCACCCAGCCGCGCCGCCGCCACAGCAGCGGCTCCACGATCCGTACGGTCTGCACGCGGCCCGGCGGCACCGTCTCGTGCGTGCGGTCGAGCAGTCCGTGGTCGATCCGCAGCCCGTCCGGGGACTCGCCCACCGTCCAGTCGTACTCGCCGACGAACCGGCCCACACTGCTCGCGCCCGCCGCGCCCAGCAGCGGCAGCGCGGTCGCGAGGACCGTCCACACGCTCTCGGTGGCCAGCCACAGCACCGGCGGTACGACGAGCGCGGCGGCCAGCGTGCCCCAGGTCGCGCCGGTCAGCACCAAGGAGACGGCGAGGACGCCCGGCGGCACGCGCAGCAGCTCGCGGGACGGCGCCTCGCCGACCTCGTGCGCGGTCTCGGGCGCGAAACCGGCGGCGCGCGCGAGGAGTTCCGCGCGCAGGGCGCGCGCCTCGCCCTCGCCCAGGAAGGCGAGCTCGTCCTTCTTGTCGGTGCCTATGACGTCGAGTTTGAGTTTCGCCACGCCCGCCACCCGGGCGAGCAGTGGCTGGGTGACGTCGACGGCCTGGATCCGTTCCAGCCGGATGTGCGCGGTGCGCCGGAACAACAGGCCGGTCCGGATGCGCAGTTCGCTCTCGGTCACCGCGAAGTGGGTGAACCACCAGGTGAGAAAGCCGTAGAGGGCGGCGGCCGGGACGAGTACGGCGAAGGCGATCAGCAGTGTGGTGGTGGTCAGCCGGGTCAGCTGGCGCTGCGCCTGGTCGGGGTCGTGCACGGCCCACCCGATGACGACGGCGACCGGCGCCCACGCCCGCCTGAGCGGTGTTATGGGATGCAGCCGCCGCTCGGTGACGGGCGGCTTCTCGCGTACGGCGCCGTCGACGCCCGGCGTCGTCACAGGCCCGCCGATCGGGCCTCGCCGAGTTCGGTGAGCCGGTCGCGCAGCCGTTCCGCCTCGGCCGGGTCGAGGCCCGGGATGGTCGCGTCGGTGGCGGCGGCCGCCGTGTGCAGCTGCACGCTGGCCAGCCCGAAGTGCCGTTCGACGGGCCCGGAGGTCACCTCGACCAGCTGCATCCGCCCGTACGGCACGACGGTCTCCTCCTGCCACAGCACGCCCCGGCTGATCAGCAGGTCGTCGGCGCGTTCGGCGTACCGCCAGGAGGCCCAGTTGCGGCCGAGCATCACCCAGCCCCACGCCATCAGGGCCGGCGGCAGCAGGGCGAAGGCCGCCCAGGCGGGCCCGGCGAGCAGCCCGAGCAGCAGCCCCAGACCCACGGCCAGCAGTCCCAGCCACACCACCAGCAACAGCCGTCGCATCCGCAGCAGCCCCGGCGGCAGGCCGATCCACACGGTTTCGGCCTCCACCGGCTCGGTCCCCACCCGCCCGCCGGCCGCCGGCTCGTCCCCCGCTGTCCCCGCGTTCTCCGGGCTCCCCGTCTCCATAGGGCCAGCGTACGTAGGAGAGACTGGGTCCATGACTCCTACGACGGAGACCATGGTCGGTATCGGCGGCGCCGCGGAGAGCACCGACATGGTGCTCAACATCGGCCCGCAGCACCCGTCCACGCACGGGGTGCTGCGCCTCAGGCTCGTCCTGGACGGCGAGCGCATCACGCACGCGGAGCCGGTGATCGGCTATATGCACCGGGGCGCGGAGAAGCTGTTCGAGGCGCGCGACTACCGCCAGATCATCATGCTCGCCAACCGGCACGACTGGCTGTCGGCGTTCTCCAACGAGCTGGGCGTGGTGCTCGGCGTGGAGCGCATGCTCGGCATGGAGGTCCCCGCGCGCGCGGTGTGGACCCGCACGCTGCTCGCCGAGCTCAACCGGGTGCTGAACCACCTGATGTTCCTGGGCTCGTACCCGCTGGAGCTGGGCGGGATCACGCCGATCTTCTACGCCTTCACGGAGCGCGAGGAACTCCAGCACGTCATGGAGGAGATCTCCGGCGGGCGCATGCACTACATGTTCAACCGCGTCGGCGGCCTCAAGGAGGACCTGCCCGCCGGATGGACGTCACGCGCGCGTGCGTCCGTCGCGGCCCTGCGCTCCCGCATGGACCGGTTCGACGACCTGGTGCTCGGCAACGAGATCTTCCGGGGGCGCACGCGGGGCGTGGGCGCCCTCTCGCCGGAGGCCGTGCACGCGTACGGCGTGAGCGGGCCGATCGCGCGCGCCTCGGGCGTCGACTTCGACCTGCGCCGCGACGAGCCCTATCTGGCATACGGCGAACTGCAGGACACCCTGAAGGTGGTGACCCGGCAGGAGGGTGACTGCCTCGCCCGCTTCGAGTGCCTCCTGGAGCAGACCCACAACTCCCTCGACCTCGCCGACGCCTGCCTCGACCGGCTCGCGGAGCTGCCGCCCGGCCCGATCAACCAGCGGCTGCCCAAGGTCCTGAAGGCGCCCGAGGGCCACACGTACGCGTGGACCGAGAATCCGCTCGGCATCAACGGCTACTACCTGGTCAGCAAGGGCGAGAAGACCCCGTACCGGTTGAAGCTGCGCTCCGCCTCGTACAACAACATCCAGGCCCTGGTGGAGTTGCTGCCGGGCACGCTGGTGGCGGACATGGTGGCGATCCTGGGGTCACTGTTCTTCGTGGTCGGGGACATCGACAAGTAGGCCCGCGGCGGGTGGCTCCCTGAGGAGTGCGTCCGCAATTCCTACCGGCTGGAGCAGCCACCCGAAGTCGCCGAGCCCGCCCACGGCGGTGAGCTCGGCGGCCTCACCGGCGCTCGCGAGGGCGCGGACGTAGGCCGCGGGTTGGGCGGAGGCGAGTTCGAGCGGGGGGCGTGCGCCCGTGACGCCCAACGTGTGCAAGGCCTCGCGCTGGGTCAGAACGCGCCCACCGGGGAGCGTGCACGCGTCCAGGGCGACGTGCGCGGTGATGTCGCACGACCCGTCGGGCACGGGCGCCGTCTCCCGCCCCTGGCGGAAGCCGGTGAGTGTCCCGAAGGGCGGGCGCGCGTCCGCGGTGTGCGCGTAGTCGACGGCGACGGCGAGCCCCCGGTCGACCGCCGCGACCGCCGACGCCCACGCCTCGTCCCGGGGCAGGCCGATCTCGGCCCGCAGCCCCTCCTCCGCCGGCAGCGGCCACCATCGCGCGAGCCACTGCGCCTGCGCACCGGAGACCGGCTCCCCGAGCCGCTCGCGGCCGTCCCGCCGTACGAGCACCAGGCGCGGTACGCCCGCGGAGTCCACCTCGGCGACCTCCACGGGCACGTTGTCCAGCCATTCGTTGGCGAACAGCAGCCCTGTGACGCCCCGCGGCGGCTCGGCGAGCCACTCGATCCGGTGATCGAGGGTCTTGGGGCGGTCGGCGATCTCCACGGCGTACCCACGCGCGCGTGCGGCCACATCGGCGGGCAGCGCGGCGAGCACCCCGGCGACCAGCTCGCCGCGCCCGGCGGCCATGTCGACGAAGTCCAGCGCGGCGGGCCGCCCCAGCGCCTCGTCGACCCGGCACAGCAGCCGGGCCACGGCCCGGGCGAACAGCGGCGACGCGTGCACGGACGTACGGAAGTGCGCGGCCGGCCCCTCGGCCCCGCGATAGAAGCCGTCCGCCCCGTACAGCGCGGCCTCCGCAGCCGCCCGCCAGCCGCTCCACTCGCCCTTCGCAACCTCCGTCACGGGCTCAGGCTAAGCGCACGGCTGAGCGCACGGGGGAACGCAGCCTCCACCTTGCGGAGTATGCGCGGGCGGTACGGA
The nucleotide sequence above comes from Streptomyces sp. NL15-2K. Encoded proteins:
- a CDS encoding alpha/beta hydrolase-fold protein, whose amino-acid sequence is MGLTSNKTLVLAVLSAVLLFVGTVWLWPRLARRTWRAVGGRVGLLLATQLALFGAVGLAANQAFGFYASWADLFGQEDNQGVVVDHTPDGGPLRVVGARPVPGVGGERPQVGGQIQEVAVAGRTTHIATPAYVYLPPEYFQPEYRTRAFPAAVVLTGYPGTAKALVEKLEYPRTALRLAKEGRMRPMILVMLRPTVAPPRDTECVDIPGGPQTESFFAKDLPDAVGAHYRVAKKPGSWGVIGNSTGGYCALKLAMHHPDVFAAGAGLSPYYKAPIDPTTGDLFQGDKGLRNRANLWWYIKHAPAPDTSLLVSSSKIGESNYKDTLKFIERVKHTKLTRISSIILDSGGHNFNTWRREIPATLQWISGRLSG
- a CDS encoding PH domain-containing protein; this encodes MTTPGVDGAVREKPPVTERRLHPITPLRRAWAPVAVVIGWAVHDPDQAQRQLTRLTTTTLLIAFAVLVPAAALYGFLTWWFTHFAVTESELRIRTGLLFRRTAHIRLERIQAVDVTQPLLARVAGVAKLKLDVIGTDKKDELAFLGEGEARALRAELLARAAGFAPETAHEVGEAPSRELLRVPPGVLAVSLVLTGATWGTLAAALVVPPVLWLATESVWTVLATALPLLGAAGASSVGRFVGEYDWTVGESPDGLRIDHGLLDRTHETVPPGRVQTVRIVEPLLWRRRGWVRVELDVAGSSNSVLVPVAPREVAESVVARVLPGVTVPPVSALSRSPRRARWCVPVWWRGYGFAVTDAVFAARHGLLRRSLALVPHAKVQSVRLAQGPWERVWRVADVHVDTGANKTVTARLRDAEEAAELLRGQAERSRTGRRDARPDRWMAS
- a CDS encoding PH domain-containing protein, coding for METGSPENAGTAGDEPAAGGRVGTEPVEAETVWIGLPPGLLRMRRLLLVVWLGLLAVGLGLLLGLLAGPAWAAFALLPPALMAWGWVMLGRNWASWRYAERADDLLISRGVLWQEETVVPYGRMQLVEVTSGPVERHFGLASVQLHTAAAATDATIPGLDPAEAERLRDRLTELGEARSAGL
- a CDS encoding NADH-quinone oxidoreductase subunit D, whose product is MTPTTETMVGIGGAAESTDMVLNIGPQHPSTHGVLRLRLVLDGERITHAEPVIGYMHRGAEKLFEARDYRQIIMLANRHDWLSAFSNELGVVLGVERMLGMEVPARAVWTRTLLAELNRVLNHLMFLGSYPLELGGITPIFYAFTEREELQHVMEEISGGRMHYMFNRVGGLKEDLPAGWTSRARASVAALRSRMDRFDDLVLGNEIFRGRTRGVGALSPEAVHAYGVSGPIARASGVDFDLRRDEPYLAYGELQDTLKVVTRQEGDCLARFECLLEQTHNSLDLADACLDRLAELPPGPINQRLPKVLKAPEGHTYAWTENPLGINGYYLVSKGEKTPYRLKLRSASYNNIQALVELLPGTLVADMVAILGSLFFVVGDIDK
- a CDS encoding SAM-dependent methyltransferase, whose translation is MTEVAKGEWSGWRAAAEAALYGADGFYRGAEGPAAHFRTSVHASPLFARAVARLLCRVDEALGRPAALDFVDMAAGRGELVAGVLAALPADVAARARGYAVEIADRPKTLDHRIEWLAEPPRGVTGLLFANEWLDNVPVEVAEVDSAGVPRLVLVRRDGRERLGEPVSGAQAQWLARWWPLPAEEGLRAEIGLPRDEAWASAVAAVDRGLAVAVDYAHTADARPPFGTLTGFRQGRETAPVPDGSCDITAHVALDACTLPGGRVLTQREALHTLGVTGARPPLELASAQPAAYVRALASAGEAAELTAVGGLGDFGWLLQPVGIADALLREPPAAGLLVDVPDHEEQ